From the Mammaliicoccus sciuri genome, the window TTTAGTTGAACCATACAAGAAGACTAAAGTTAAGAAAGTTATTATTTCATCAGGAAAAATGTTTATTGACTTAAAAACTGAATTACAAAAAAATCCTAACGATGAACTTTGTTTAATTGCACTTGAACAACTTTATCCATTCCCTAAAGAAGAGATAAAGAACGTTCTTTCTGAATTCAGAAATCTTGAAACAGTTCGTTGGGTTCAAGAAGAAGCGAAAAACCAAGGTGCTTGGTCATTTGTTAGCTTAAAACTTCAAGACATTCTAGAAGATCGCAAAGTAGAGCTTGAATATCACGGTCGTAAAGTACGTTCTTCAACTGCAGAAGGCGACGGCGAAATATACAAACTTATACAAAGTAAAGTAATCCAAGAAGCTTTAAAACATAATTAGGGGGAAAAGAATCATGTCAGAGGTAAAAGTACCAGAATTAGCAGAATCAATTACAGAAGGAACAATTTCAGAATGGCTCAAATCAGTTGGTGACCAAGTTGAAAAAGGCGAAAATATCGTCGAACTTGAAACTGACAAAGTAAATGTTGAAGTCATTTCAGAAGTTGCAGGTGTTCTAACTGAAATCAAAGCTGAAGAAGGCGATACTGTTGAAGTAGGTTCAGTCATTGCAGTCGTTTCAGACGGAGAAGCACAACCAGCTTCAAACGATGCTAAACCTGAAAAGCAAGAAGAACCATCTAAAGAAGATGCAGGTAAACCAGAATCTACAGAAACTAAAGAAGAAACAGCATCTTCAAATGAAAGAATTCAAGCAACACCATCAGCACGTCGTTTAGCACGTGAAAAAGGTATCGACTTAAGCAAGGTTAAGACTCAAGCAGGCGACGTTATTCGTCCAGAAGACGTTGAAAGTGCAGCTAAACCTCAACCACAAGCTAAACCAGCTGAGAAAAGCCAACCAGCACAAGCTAAATCTAATGACAATCCTTCTAAACCTGTTGTTCGTGAGAAATTATCACGTAGACGTCAAACAATAGCTAAGAAATTATTAGAAGTATCTAATAATACAGCTATGTTAACAACATTTAATGAAGTTGATATGACTAACGTAATGGAATTACGTAAACGTAAGAAAGAAAAATTCCAAGAAGACCATAACGGTACACGTTTAGGATTCATGTCATTCTTCACTAAAGCAGCAGTTGCAGCATTGAAGAAATATCCTGATGTAAATGCTGAAATTGATGGTACTGATTTAGTACTTAAACAATTCTATGATATCGGTATTGCCGTTTCTACAGAAGAAGGTTTAGTAGTACCAATCGTTAAAGATTGTGACAAGAAAAACTTCGCTGAAATCGAACAAGATATCGTAGACTTAGCTGTTAAAGCTAAAGACAAAAAATTAGGCTTAGATGACATGATGGGTGGATCATTCACGATAACTAATGGTGGTGTATTTGGTTCATTAATGTCTACACCAATTATCAATGGTACACAAGCTGCTATTTTAGGTATGCACTCAATTGTTACAAGACCAATTGCAATTGATAAAGATCGTATGGAAAATAGACCGATGATGTACATCGCGTTAAGCTATGACCACAGAATTATTGATGGAAAACAAGCAGTAGGATTCTTAAAAACAATTAAAGACTTAATTGAAAATCCAGAAGATTTATTATTAGAATCTTAATATAGGATTAAAGGAAAATACAACGGCGGAAATCGTCGTTGTATTTTTTTCGTTTTATGAATCATCTCAATTCTGAGTTGT encodes:
- the odhB gene encoding 2-oxoglutarate dehydrogenase complex dihydrolipoyllysine-residue succinyltransferase, giving the protein MSEVKVPELAESITEGTISEWLKSVGDQVEKGENIVELETDKVNVEVISEVAGVLTEIKAEEGDTVEVGSVIAVVSDGEAQPASNDAKPEKQEEPSKEDAGKPESTETKEETASSNERIQATPSARRLAREKGIDLSKVKTQAGDVIRPEDVESAAKPQPQAKPAEKSQPAQAKSNDNPSKPVVREKLSRRRQTIAKKLLEVSNNTAMLTTFNEVDMTNVMELRKRKKEKFQEDHNGTRLGFMSFFTKAAVAALKKYPDVNAEIDGTDLVLKQFYDIGIAVSTEEGLVVPIVKDCDKKNFAEIEQDIVDLAVKAKDKKLGLDDMMGGSFTITNGGVFGSLMSTPIINGTQAAILGMHSIVTRPIAIDKDRMENRPMMYIALSYDHRIIDGKQAVGFLKTIKDLIENPEDLLLES